The DNA window CCACAAATTTCTTTGCCCAACTATTCCAATTCAAGCGTTCGTCATATTCCTTACGTGTGCTAACTCTGAGCTTTTCGTATTGACCTGGAGTATCCAGAATTTCTTTTATTTTTTTGGCGTAAGAAATGCCTTTGTCGTTATAGTCAATTAAATAACCATTTTGTCCTTCTGTAATATGCCCTCCAACGCCTCCGGTATTAGCGGATAAAACAGGAAGCGCATATGCTGCTGCCTCACAAAAAACGATTGGTGTACAATCGAAACGGGTTGGTAAAATGAAAAAGTGATGATTCAGGAATAATTCATCCAATTGTTTTCTTCCTTCCGCTGTATTTTTATTGACAAAAGGAATAATGGTTAATCTGTTATTGTTGATGGGCTCCGGTGGGGTACATCCGCAAACCGTTAGCTTCGCATCAACGCCCATTTTTACTAATTCGTTTAAAGTATTAACTGCAATATCAGCGCCTTTGTTTTCCCAATAGGTTCCTACCAGCAGTAAATTACATGTTCCGCTTTTTTGATGCTTAAACACAAATTCGGATGAAGGTAATTCATCCATGTTGGCGCCAAATGGTATTACCGCAATTTGTTTATCCGGTAAGCCGTAAGTGTCTTTGGCAATCGCGGCAGCCCAGGGTGAAGAAAACACTGTAAGTGCACTGCCAAGCATGGCGTGTTTATCGGTGTTGATACTTTGCTTTTCGCTGAATTTCCAGAGTTTTTTAAATATGCTGTGATAGTTAATAGTGCCGGCAATGGTTCGGTCTACCACCAACACTTTTGGAATATCCGTTTTTATATAGCCTATATAAGCCACACCCGCCGGAGAAACAATTAAATCGTATTTTTTGCCCTTAAGCTTTTGACCAAATAAACGACCGCATGCCTTTGCGTAAAGAGTAGAATGTCGGTAATCAAATCGTTTACCAACCAACAGAGAAAAGGCGTGAATGATTTTACAAATAAAAACAGTAAAACGTGGTTCGGCAGGTCCTAATAAATCAACTTGTTTAAATTGTGTCTGTAAGCTTTTCCAGATGTAATGGTCGGTTCCGCTCCACGAATGTTTGTTATGTGGATCGGTAACTGTTATGTAAGCGATTTTGTAAGGAAGCATGCAGCTAAAACTGCATTAAATATAATTAAAATAAGCAGTAAAAAGGGGAGGCTTAACAATTATTTCGACGCTTTACAATGTGTATGTCTTTAATAATTTCCTCTTTAGTTATTACGTCCTCCGGATGATCTTCATACCAAAAATCAATTATTTCCTCGCCATTAAATTTTATGATGGTTGAATATTCTCTCTTATAATACCCGCCTTTGAAGTAAGTAAACAAAGCTATGTTTTTGCCAATACCAAAATATACCATTTGGTTTTGTGGTAATGAATTTCCAACCCATAGAACGGTTGGAACGGAGTCTTTTTTCACCGGATCATAAATGTTTTTAATAACCTGATCATGGAAATCGGTTATGCTACCTGCATTCCATTCTTCACCGGTATTGGCCATGTCGTTAATGCACTTGAAGTTTTTCATCAATAAAAAAACCTTAATAAAAGTTGGGATTTGCTTGACATCTCTTATCTCCGCGAGGTTTTCTTTATCGAGCTCCGCTAATAATGTGAATTTATTTTTTTTAGCCACGATTAAACTCGTATCAATTTTATAAAAGCCATTCTCTTTGGTTACACTGCTTAAATATTCTTTATTATCAGTTTGAATGTTTGCCTGATTATGATTGCCGGATAAGTTGTTACATTGATAATATAACAGGCCTGAACCTATTACAATTAAAGATAAAAGCAGGTTTCTTTTCATGTTTATTTTGTTTGGGCGGCACGGATGGCCATTACATATTTAAAAACAGCATCTTTCTGTGAAGCACTAATGCCGGCTTTCTCTGCCATATTATCGATTACCGGTTTCCAATGCGCATCACTGCCGGCGTATATATTTTTAACGCCATGACAATTGGTACACGGACCCTGTGCATAGAGAGCGTAACCTTCCTTTAGTTTGTCTAAAGTGGCATCCGGAAATTTGGATTGAATAGCAACTAATTCATCATTTCCTGGTGCATATACACCATTGGCCGGTTTACTGGCAACAGCAG is part of the Bacteroidota bacterium genome and encodes:
- a CDS encoding glycosyltransferase family 4 protein is translated as MLPYKIAYITVTDPHNKHSWSGTDHYIWKSLQTQFKQVDLLGPAEPRFTVFICKIIHAFSLLVGKRFDYRHSTLYAKACGRLFGQKLKGKKYDLIVSPAGVAYIGYIKTDIPKVLVVDRTIAGTINYHSIFKKLWKFSEKQSINTDKHAMLGSALTVFSSPWAAAIAKDTYGLPDKQIAVIPFGANMDELPSSEFVFKHQKSGTCNLLLVGTYWENKGADIAVNTLNELVKMGVDAKLTVCGCTPPEPINNNRLTIIPFVNKNTAEGRKQLDELFLNHHFFILPTRFDCTPIVFCEAAAYALPVLSANTGGVGGHITEGQNGYLIDYNDKGISYAKKIKEILDTPGQYEKLRVSTRKEYDERLNWNSWAKKFVEAINPIIK